One window from the genome of Salisaeta longa DSM 21114 encodes:
- a CDS encoding choice-of-anchor B family protein: MWPLSVHAQSAPFARNSAMMGFGQALAVHEGTVFIGEPRAVHTPGRVYLYTQQEGAWQEAAVLEAQDGAVQDGFGSALSVDGTTLASASSDAVYIFNKSGSDWTQAAKLTVPDSISGFGSSIALDGDWLAVGASSRASVGRVFVYRRTDAGWAQTATLVGSSAQKGNRFGGTVALQDGHLLAGAAGQETGVVYAFRYDADAEAWNEVGQLMRSQLNSAARFGSTIALHDGTAFIGAPRADEAAGRVFTFAFNDTASTWEHQHTLYPLATGGEHYFGASLAFAGDQAWIGAPGADDRTGALYRYTWSDGNWTAAQHVALEATKTGQMAGASLAASDDVVATGRLGADYGAGTATILWATESGWKEATVASAPADVMSSITGNKVRCTDGTAKMFECQNVDLVSFLPVHKIGGGRGVQVNDIWGWTDPETGREYALVGRIDGTSFVDVTDPSNPVYLGSLPRTEGSTVNVWRDVKVYKNHAYVVADNAGEHGMQIFDLTQLRDVSPSEAPVTFEETAHYDKIHSAHNVVINTDTGYAYIVGSSGGGQTCGGGLHMVNIENPTEPEFAGCFADPSTGRTGTGYSHDAQCVVYNGPDKDYQGREICFGANETAISIADVTNKDEPVAVSTGTYPDHAYVHQGWLTEDHRYFIQNDELDEIQGLADSTRALVWDVTDLDNPKLATEYFFPNRSTDHNMYIRDGLAYQSNYVSGLHILDVSNPTAPRHVAEFDTVPFGKDEPGFAGTWSNYPFFDSGIIIMTSMNEGLFILRRQQESL; encoded by the coding sequence GTGTGGCCGCTCAGCGTGCACGCGCAGTCTGCGCCGTTTGCGCGCAATAGCGCCATGATGGGCTTTGGGCAAGCGCTTGCGGTGCACGAGGGCACCGTGTTCATTGGCGAGCCGCGGGCTGTGCACACCCCCGGCCGCGTGTATCTGTATACGCAGCAGGAGGGGGCCTGGCAAGAGGCCGCCGTGCTGGAAGCCCAAGACGGCGCCGTGCAGGATGGATTTGGAAGTGCCCTTTCGGTGGATGGCACCACGCTGGCCAGCGCCTCCAGCGATGCGGTCTACATCTTCAATAAGTCGGGGTCGGACTGGACGCAAGCCGCCAAGCTGACCGTGCCGGATAGCATCAGCGGGTTTGGCAGCAGCATTGCGCTTGACGGCGATTGGCTTGCGGTGGGCGCGTCGTCGCGCGCATCCGTTGGCCGCGTGTTTGTGTACCGCCGCACCGATGCGGGCTGGGCCCAGACGGCCACGCTTGTGGGGTCGAGCGCTCAGAAGGGCAACCGCTTTGGTGGCACCGTGGCGCTGCAGGACGGCCACTTGCTGGCGGGCGCGGCCGGACAGGAGACGGGCGTCGTGTATGCCTTCCGCTATGATGCGGACGCCGAGGCGTGGAACGAGGTGGGACAGCTCATGCGCAGTCAGCTGAACTCCGCTGCACGCTTCGGCTCAACGATCGCGCTGCACGATGGTACGGCCTTCATTGGCGCGCCGCGCGCCGACGAGGCTGCGGGCCGGGTGTTCACGTTTGCCTTCAACGATACGGCCAGCACATGGGAGCACCAGCACACGCTCTACCCACTGGCCACCGGCGGCGAGCACTACTTTGGCGCCTCGCTTGCCTTTGCAGGCGATCAGGCATGGATTGGCGCGCCCGGCGCGGACGACCGGACCGGCGCTCTCTACCGCTATACCTGGAGCGACGGCAACTGGACGGCTGCGCAGCACGTGGCCCTCGAAGCAACCAAAACGGGGCAGATGGCCGGGGCGTCGCTCGCCGCGAGCGACGACGTGGTTGCGACGGGCCGCCTAGGTGCCGACTATGGCGCGGGCACCGCAACGATCCTGTGGGCTACCGAGAGCGGCTGGAAAGAAGCCACGGTAGCAAGCGCGCCGGCCGATGTGATGTCTTCCATCACCGGCAACAAAGTTCGCTGCACCGATGGCACCGCCAAGATGTTTGAGTGCCAGAACGTCGACCTCGTCTCGTTCCTTCCGGTGCACAAGATTGGCGGCGGCCGAGGCGTGCAGGTGAACGACATCTGGGGCTGGACCGATCCAGAGACCGGGCGAGAGTACGCGCTCGTGGGCCGCATTGACGGCACCTCGTTCGTAGATGTGACCGACCCGAGCAACCCGGTGTACCTGGGCAGCTTGCCCCGCACCGAAGGCTCCACGGTAAATGTGTGGCGCGACGTGAAGGTCTACAAGAACCACGCATACGTGGTGGCCGACAACGCCGGCGAGCACGGCATGCAGATCTTTGACCTGACGCAGCTGCGCGACGTGTCGCCCAGCGAAGCACCGGTCACGTTTGAGGAAACCGCGCACTACGACAAGATTCACAGCGCGCACAACGTCGTCATCAACACCGATACGGGCTATGCCTATATCGTAGGAAGCAGCGGCGGCGGCCAAACCTGTGGTGGCGGCTTGCACATGGTCAACATCGAGAACCCGACCGAGCCGGAATTTGCAGGATGCTTTGCCGATCCGTCCACCGGACGTACCGGCACGGGCTACTCGCATGACGCCCAGTGCGTCGTCTACAACGGTCCCGATAAAGATTATCAGGGCCGCGAGATTTGCTTCGGCGCGAACGAAACGGCCATCAGCATTGCCGATGTTACCAACAAGGACGAGCCCGTAGCCGTATCGACGGGTACGTACCCGGATCACGCCTACGTGCACCAGGGCTGGCTCACCGAAGACCATCGGTATTTCATTCAGAACGATGAGCTCGATGAGATCCAAGGCCTGGCAGACAGCACGCGGGCGCTCGTGTGGGACGTGACGGACCTCGATAATCCGAAACTGGCGACGGAATACTTCTTCCCGAACCGCTCCACCGATCACAACATGTACATTCGCGACGGACTGGCCTACCAGTCGAACTACGTGAGTGGACTGCATATCTTGGACGTGAGCAATCCAACCGCGCCGCGCCATGTGGCCGAGTTCGACACGGTGCCCTTTGGCAAAGACGAGCCGGGCTTTGCCGGCACGTGGAGTAACTATCCGTTCTTTGACAGCGGCATTATCATCATGACGAGCATGAACGAAGGACTCTTCATCCTTCGGCGTCAGCAGGAAAGCCTGTAA